ttaaacatcttacaaaatatataacttgaatttagtcatttttgtccataaatcattcccaaacttgccacttttattgattaaaaaaaaacaatttgaccagactccttttctagaaaactccctgaacatgcacttaaaaacaatatcacttctgttacttataatcctatttataatgcttttcatttttcccaattttatggtttatcgcgctattttccccaatttcacggtttatcgcgctaattttcccaattcaaaaggcacaggctgtaacaaattaaagcaaaaaaaatcacagaTAAGGTCAAGACTGATTAACTaacttacaaatgtatgtttTCAGCATCGATTCTACCCTGGAAGTCAAAAGTGGTCAGTTCTTGGGTCGACTTGTTAATCATGGCAAAGGCAAAGAACAAAActgcaaaatgaaatgcatagAGGTCAATAAAAAACCatacctatgcttatttgctcaaagagacattcagacaggagaggagcttctttatgactatggtgtgtctgatctaccatggaaggttagttatatcatatacatcatatttaataaatagatgatgccattatcatgaagaagcacacatgaatggatgtcaaactactaacataacttttgtcattaaacagcttatggcttttcgctaacataattgtatcctcaaaaacagctgttaaccctttgcatgctgggaaatgtgtctcctgccttaattcatctgctgaatttcaaaaactagcattttcttagagtttttttcatagaatattattagaatagcaaacagtttggatcctgatgagacgccacattcttattttttccctgtaacaaaaaggaaagagcatttatacatttgtatttggtatctaCATGTAGCGTCTCTAACTGGTCCACtatcaggattgtttaaataatgccccttTGGTTGAAATTTGCTCCTTCCTTGGAGATCACATCTATTACAAAAATTTATGAGCTATCAGATTCATCTTATGTTCCAAGTTAATCAACcccacaaatcaataagagttcAGCAATCTTTATCATAGCTGTTGACATCAAGTGAGCAATATTGGGcggcttttttatgtcccccactatagtagtgggggacatgtttttgccctgtcttttggtctgttggttggttggttggtttgcgccaacttgaacattttgcaataacttttgctatattgaagatagcaacttcatatttggcatgcatgtgtatctcatgaagctgcacattttgagtggtgaaaggtcaaggtcagaggtcaaatatatgtggccaaaatcactcattttatgaatacttttgcaatattgaagatagcaacttgatatttggcatgcatgtgtatctcatggagctgcacattttgagtggtggaaggtcacggtaatccttcaagggcaaatatatgggtcaaaattgctcatgtaatgtcacttctgcaatattgaagctagaaattttatatttgaaatgtgtgtgtatctcaaggagctgcacattttgagtggtgaagggtcaaggtcatcctttaaggtcaaacgtcatatagggggacattgtgtttcacaaacacatcttgttggaccttttgtttagtcttgtgttatctggtaccttttataaaatcaatattaagttacttttgcaataatttgtaggaaaagaaagccaatggtatgtttagtttACAGTTTTGAAtggatgtaatgatactttgaatggtaatattgggaagtaagtaggtaaatattcttgtttagattgtctaattattgagtaagccaatcttgtgaaatacaatttagcagaacgttcaaagaaaattagtttttatggccaactttgcatcatggttgtcagtttttttcaaggctgataaatagttatgataatttcaatactgtcaaaagtatgcaaatgatagttggcacacatattcatgtacatctcttataaaaaaaaaacaacataacttaaagcgggtatattcgatttttaaatgcgtttaattgtaatatattgaaacaaatatgatacatttaagacgaatttcataaaatgcagcaaatgcaaacttgcgcaccaagctgattgtgacgaagataattcgtacatattttcctacaataaccgatgcattcgtcttttaagtaagtgtttgtgtgtggtatgaatcaatatcgctgcaggaatttaaaatgaaccgttaaactaaatttagattcacatcgtcacatcatacatgcatgatatacatgctggcgaattcggctgtacaggctttttcgatttcagttttaaatattctgcttatttcgcattttccgacaaatgttcttctttacttgtattttagtttatattgaaatatatgtataataagttttttgcacattttatattaattaataaatatttgacaagatcgtatatacccgctttaaatggtctgccacctagggcgaacatgtatatgatacttgaattatccagtgaatggcaaaatcaaattcaaaggtatcattacagcctgcttgttaagatttaattttcatgttagtttgcatcttttcatttttagctcatctattttttgaaaaaaaattatgagctattgtcatcaccttggcgtaggcgtccgattaagttttgcatttacaggggtttttctgcctattttgggaaaaggagtctgaccaaattgggaattttttatcgacacaattggccattttgtgaaattttgctttgatgaaacagctcatttgggaaaaaatagtgaataatatcaatatatcatgcttaaataattcagaagtttaacaaataaatttgtttttatttgttattttgtcttctttatataaacagatgcaatattgggcatgttcaacgtttattcaagtactgcattttgtttattagttacagttacactctgagataagaactgaacagtcaaaaccttatagcagatattttttaccaaaacaaacactggttagtcacacaagttataagacacttcattctttaaagaaaaaaaataaatttttatttggaagttgggattttttttttatattttggtttgggatcgggtccgtttgctttgggagtgcctccgttttccggaggcgcagacagtgctgaaaacccactgatttaggtccacttttctcattaagtatcaatgcttttgcattcaaacttggtacacttactcactatcatgaggggactgggcaggcaaagttagataactctggcgtgcattttgacagaattatgtgccctttttatacttagaaaattgaaaatttggttaagttttgtgttttgtccacgttattccgtaagtatcaaagctattgctttcatacttgcaacacttattaactatcataaggggactgtgcaggcaaagtcatgcaactctgactggcattctgacggaattatgggccctttatgcttagaaaattgaagatttggttaagttatgtgaattttgtgtttagatccattttacttctaaagtatcaaggttattgattctaaacttcaaatactttcatgctatcatgagggtactgtacctggcaagttgaattttaccttgacctttgaatgaccttgactctcaaggtcaaattatttaattttgctaaaattgccataacttctttatttatgattagatttgactgataatttgacaaaacaactcttaactgacataccacaatagactccccccccccaccttataaatgaccaccacacccttacactatacccccctccccccccaccaccacccagcccattttatttgttatgttcccattcactatagtgggggacatatggattttcccctgttggtctgtttgtgccaactttaacattttgcaatcacttttgctatattgaagatagctacttcatatttggcatgtatgtgtttttcatggagctgcacattttgagtggtactttctgataatgggttaaaatgaaagtgaatatctgttaacagttgcacTGCATAAGCACGAAATAAATTGCCTggattaattcatttatttttcttacacatactgctctgatagttataaacatgacttgcgagtttttcacacctttattgacattacacaacagattagcaccaatgagctgtcgaaagtcgtttaacctctatgccattaaaatctgttatatggacgaataaagcaattaagctgtgatcttcgccatcttgtaccagattgcagaatttccaatttcagatttccagtttgcgaagtcatttttgccaattcccaatgggcagaatatttatttattaggttgtttacaatgtatccttgtttgaagctttattattgcaatatttctgcctaaatacatgtaataagaattgttgggcctcttacaagtaataaacattgtagggtcccatataagaaataaacatgtttacactaattttcgggtctcgtataagtaatattgttgggtcccatataagtcccatataagaagtattgtaagaaatattgtcaggtaccatataagaaatattgtttggtCCTGtattagaagtattgttgggtcccatatacgaaacattgttgggtcccatgtataataagcattgtaagaaatattgtcaggtaccatataagaaatattgttgggtcctataagaagtattgctgggtcccattttagaaacgggttttttaccttctatgacagacgccgaactaggctgtttgtttcccctttctggtaaaaaaaaatccacctaaaaaaataaatatatatttatttttagctccatctggccagcggggcttatgtcatggtcctgtgtccgtcgtgcgtccgtgtgtgcgttaactttttctttaaacatcttcttctaaagtattggtccaattctgatgaaatttctcaggaatgttccttgggtgaacctctttcaaatttgttcaaattattcccctggggtcaaatttgacccgcccccgggatcacaaaattgaaaatttgcttatataacccCTAttttgttgtccataaccattgggcctagggttatcaaattgggtatgtagagacatctcatagtcctctaccaaatttcttcaaattatgccccaagggtcaaatttgaccctgcgccgggggtcacaaaattgaacaaatgcttatttaaagtctattttgtgcaaattttacaaatcttcttgtccataaccatagggccttggtctaccaaatttggtatgtagtgacatgtaatagttctctacttactttgttcaaattatgctactggggtcaaatttgacccttccccgggtcAAAGGCCAGCGGGTCTTATGTCAtggtccgtcgtgtgtgcgtccgtgcgtgcttgccttaattttttctttaaacatcttctcctaaactactggtccatttctgatgaaatttctcaggaatgttcatgtggtgaacctctttcaaatttgttcaaattatgcccctggggtcaaatttgctCGGAATCAGCTCGATTTGTCACGCTGCATAGATCGCAGTGAAGAGAGATGTatgcaaaaatcacgggtcgcgtagagtatacacatgcattatggaggtgtattataaaaacattcaataaCTTAGTCATTTTTGACAGAATGCCCTAAATAGGTGTGGTTCTAACTCTGATCATCTACCCGAAAATAAGACAAGACCCTActtataactatatatatttcaaaaatgaTACACTTAAGGATAAAAATGTGGAGACCcaacattaaacaaaatgtatatatatatatatatatatacttaacaGCAAAACTGCTGTTTTCCTACCCAATATACTTTTTCTGTAGATATCAGAAAGACCCATCAATGGATAATAATGACGAGACCCAACTGTtgactatatatgtatatacataacagcaaaactGCTGTTGTCCTATCCAATATACTTTTTATGTAGATTTCAATGGATAATTAGACACAACTGttgactatatacatgtatttatatttaaaatactttgaATAAATTTGATGCTATTTGATTAGTTAATGAGGTGGATATACAGATTCGTATATCCCTCATACATCGTCTCCCCTCAGGTAGCCCTGCAAAATATGTCATATACTACCTGAGCAGGGTTGAGGCTGATTGGTTGGAAATACTATGACTTCCTTATATGGCATGTACCATATTGATTTTTATGTAAATagtaaatagtaaaatgattttcggatgattactcaagaacccatatgcctaggatcatgaaacttcataggtagattgatcatgactcgcagatgacccctattgattttgaggtcacaaggtcaaggtcacagtgacccgaaatagtcaaatgattttcgaatgataactcaagaacgcttttgcctaggatcatgacacttcataggtacattgatcgtgacttgcagatgacccctattgattttcaggtcactaggtcaaaggtcaaggtcacagtgacaaaagtcgtattcacacaatggctgccagtacaacggacagcccatatgtggggcatgcatgttttacaaacagcccttgtttctatagatttcagcaagacccaccaatggataatagacatacaagaccccactgttgacattatatgcttacaggcattgaggcaactatacaggagtcagagcctctcatgatacaacaggccagtgttaactgtgctgatcaaatgcaatctacaggtttcactttggttctttcagagtccatgtcaactgctgacagtgaagagccaggcagtctgacccatgataggagggagccaagtgaagagccagccagtctgacccatgataggagggagccaagtgaagagccagccagtctgacccatggtatttctattatcatataataaaggcccacctattgatgataaagacatgacccaactgaagactatatattctagtacaattttctgttgtccaagccaatatatatttatgccacccttcgaagaagagggggtatattgctttgctcatgtcgatcggtccgtccgtccaccaggtggttgtcatacgataactcaagaacgcttgggcctaggatcatgaaacatcataggtacattgatcatgacttgcagatgacccctattgatttttaggtcactaggtcaaggtcacggtgatcgaaattgtaaaatggtttccggattataactcaagaacgcatacgcctaggatcataaaacttcatgggtagattgatcatgactcgcagatgaaccctatagattttgaggtcacatggtcaaaggtcaaggtcacagtgacccgaaatagtcaaatgattttcgaatgataactcaagaacgcttttgcctaggatcatgacacttcataggtacattgatcgtgacttgcagatgacccctattgattttcaggtcactaggtcaaaggtcaaggtcacagtgacaaaagtcgtattcacacaatggctgccagtacaacggacagcccatatgtggggcatgcatgttttacaaacagcccttgtttctatagatttcagcaagacccaccaatggataatagacatacaagaccccactgttgacattatatgcttacaggcattgaggcaactatacaggagtcagagcctctcatgatacaacaggccagtgttaactgtgctgatcaaatgcaatctacaggtttcactttggttctttcagagtccatgtcaactgctgacagtgaagagccaggcagtctgacccatgataggagggagccaagtgaagagccagccagtctgagccatgataggaggaagccaagtgaagagccagccagtctgacccatggtatttctgttatcatagaataaaggcccacctattgatgataaagacatgacccaactgtagactatatattctagtacaattttctgttgtccaagccaatatatattttctatagatttcagcaagacccaccaatggataatagacatacaagaccccactgttgacattatatgcttacaggcattgaggcaactatacaggagtcagagcctctcatgatacaacaggccagtgttaactgtgctgatcaaatgcaatctacaggtttcactttggttctttcagagtccatgtcaactgctgacagtgaagagccaggcagtctgacccatgataggagggagccaagtgaagagccagccagtctgacccatgatagaagggagccaagtgaagagccagccagtctgacccatggtatttctattatcatataataaaggcccacctattgatgataaagacatgacccaactgtagactatatattctagtacaattttctgttgtccaagccaatatatatttatgccacccttcgaagaagagggggtatattgctttgctcatgtcgatcggtccgtccgtccaccaggtggttgtcatacgataactcaagaacgcttgggcctaggatcatgaaacatcataggtacattgatcatgacttgcagatgacccctattgattttgaggtcactaggtcaaggtcacggtgatcgaaattgtaaaatggtttccggattataactcaagaaaaggtcaaggtcacagtgacccgaaatagtcaaatgattttcgaatgataactcaagaacgcttttgcctaggatcatgacacttcataggtacattgatcgtgacttgcagatgacccctattgattttcaggtcactaggtcaaaggtcaaggtcacagtgacaaaagtcgtattcacacaatggctgccagtacaacggacagcccatatgtggggcatgcatgttttacaaacagcccttgtttctatagatttcagcaagacccaccaatggataatagacatacaagaccccactgttgacattatatgcttacaggcattgaggcaactatacaggagtcagagcctctcatgatacaacaggccagtgttaactgtgctgatcaaatgcaatctacaggtttcactttggttctttcagagtccatgtcaactgctgacagtgaagagccaggcagtctgacccatgataggagggagccaagtgaagagccagccagtctgacccatgataggagggagccaagtgaagagccagccagtctgacccatggtatttctattatcatataataaaggcccacctattgatgataaagacatgacccaactgaagactatatattctagtacaattttctgttgtccaagccaatatatatttatgccacccttcgaagaagagggggtatattgctttgctcatgtcgatcggtccgtccgtccaccaggtggttgtcatacgataactcaagaacgcttgggcctaggatcatgaaacatcataggtacattgatcatgacttgcagatgacccctattgattttgaggtcactaggtcaaggtcacggtgatcgaaattgtaaaatggtttccggattataactcaagaacgcatacgcctaggatcatgaaacttcatgggtagattgatcatgactcgcagatgaaccctatagattttgaggtcacatggtcaaaggtcaaggtcacagtgacccgaaatagtcaaatgattttcgaatgataactcaagaacgcttttgcctaggatcatgacacttcataggtacattgatcgtgacttgcagatgacccctattgattttcaggtcactagtacaaaggtcaaggtcacagtgacaaaagtcgtattcacacaatggctgccagtacaacggacagcccatatgtggggcatgcatgttttacaaacagcccttgtttctatagatttcagcaagacccaccaatggataatagacatacaagaccccactgttgacattatgtgcttacaggcattgaggcaactatacaggagtcagagcctctcatgatacaacaggccagtgttaactgtgctgatcaaatgcaatctacaggtttcactttggttctttcagagtccatgtcaactgctgacagtgaagagccaggcagtctgacccatgataggagggagccaagtgaagagccagccagtctgagccatgataggaggaagccaagtgaagagccagccagtctgacccatggtatttctgttatcatagaataaaggcccacctattgatgataaagacatgacccaactgtagactatatattctagtacaattttctgttgtccaagccaatatatattttctatagatttcagcaagacccaccaatggataatagacatacaagaccccactgttgacattatatgcttacaggcattgaggcaactatacaggagtcagagcctctcatgatacaacaggccagtgttaactgtgctgatcaaatgcaatctacaggtttcactttggttctttcagagtccatgtcaactgctgacagtgaagagccaggcagtctgacccatgataggagggagccaagtgaagagccagccagtctgacccatgatagaagggagccaagtgaagagccagccagtctgacccatggtatttctattatcatataataaaggcccacctattgatgataaagacatgacccaactgtagactatatattctagtacaattttctgttgtccaagccaatatatatttatgccacccttcgaagaagagggggtatattgctttgctcatgtcgatcggtccgtccgtccaccaggtggttgtcatacgataactcaagaacgcttgggcctaggatcatgaaacatcataggtacattgatcatgacttgcagatgacccctattgattttgaggtcactaggtcaaggtcacggtgatcgaaattgtaaaatggtttccggattataactcaagaaaaggtcaaggtcacagtgacccgaaatagtcaaatgattttcgaatgataactcaagaacgcttttgcctaggatcatgacacttcataggtacattgatcgtgacttgcagatgacccctactgattttcaggtcactaggtcaaaggtcaaggtcacagtgacaaaagtcgtattcacacaatggctgccagtacaacggacagcccatatgtggggcatgcatgttttacaaacagcccttgtttctatagatttcagcaagacccaccaatggataatagacatacaagaccccactgttgacattatatgcttacaggcattgaggcaactatacaggagtcagagcctctcatgatacaacaggccagtgttaactgtgctgatcaaatgcaatctacaggtttcactttggttctttcagagtccatgtcaactgctgacagtgaagagccaggcagtctgacccatgataggagggagccaagtgaagagccagccagtctgacccatgataggagggagccaagtgaagagccagccagtctgacccatggtatttctattatcatataataaaggcccacctattgatgataaagacatgacccaactgaagactatatattctagtacaattttctgttgtccaagccaatatatatttatgccacccttcgaagaagagggggtatattgctttgctcatgtcgatcggtccgtccgtccaccaggtggttgtcatacgataactcaagaacgcttgggcctaggatcatgaaacatcataggtacattgatcatgacttgcagatgacccctattgattttgaggtcactaggtcaaggtcacggtgatcgaaattgtaaaatggtttccggattataactcaagaacgcatacgcctaggatcatgaaacttcatgggtagattgatcatgactcgcagatgaaccctatagattttgaggtcacatggtcaaaggtcaaggtcacagtgacccgaaatagtcaaatgattttcgaatgataactcaagaacgcttttgcctaggatcatgacacttcataggtacattgatcgtgacttgcagatgacccctattgattttcaggtcactagtacaaaggtcaaggtcacagtgacaaaagtcgtattcacacaatggctgccagtacaacggacagcccatatgtggggcatgcatgttttacaaacagcccttgtttctatagatttcagcaagacccaccaatggataatagacatacaagaccccactgttgacattatgtgcttacaggcattgaggcaactatacaggagtcagagcctctcatgatacaacaggccagtgttaactgtgctgatcaaatgcaatctacaggtttcactttggttctttcagagtccatgtcaactgctgacagtgaagagccaggcagtctgacccatgataggagggagccaagtgaagagccagccagtctgagccatgataggaggaagccaagtgaagagccagccagtctgacccatggtatttctgttatcatagaataaaggcccacctattgatgataaagacatgacccaactgtagactatatattctagtacaattttctgttgtccaagccaatatatattttctatagatttcagcaagacccaccaatggataatagacatacaagaccccactgttgacattatatgcttacaggcattgaggcaactatacaggagtcagagcctctcatgatacaacaggccagtgttaactgtgctgatcaaatgcaatctacaggtttcactttggttctttcagagtccatgtccactgctgacagtgaagagccaggcagtctgacccatgataggagggagccaagtgaagagccagccagtctgacccatgatagaagggagccaagtgaagagccagccagtctgacccatggtatttctattatcatataataaaggcccacctattgatgataaagacatgacccaactgtagactatatattctagtacaattttctgttgtccaagccaatatatatttatgccacccttcgaagaagagggggtatattgctttgctcatgtcgatcggtccgtccgtccaccaggtggttgtcatacgataactcaagaacgcttgggcctaggatcatgaaacatcataggtacattgatcatgacttgcagatgacccctattgattttgaggtcactaggtcaaggtcacggtgatcgaaattgtaaaatggtttccggattataactcaag
This is a stretch of genomic DNA from Dreissena polymorpha isolate Duluth1 chromosome 7, UMN_Dpol_1.0, whole genome shotgun sequence. It encodes these proteins:
- the LOC127837051 gene encoding cell surface glycoprotein 1-like isoform X5, producing the protein MEESMSTADSEEPGSLTHDRREPSEEPASLSHDRRKPSEEPASLTHESMSTADSEEPGSLTHDRREPSEEPASLTHDRREPSEEPASLTHESMSTADSEEPGSLTHDRREPSEEPASLTHDRREPSEEPASLTHESMSTADSEEPGSLTHDRREPSEEPASLSHDRRKPSEEPASLTHESMSTADSEEPGSLTHDRREPSEEPASLTHDRREPSEEPASLTHESMSTADSEEPGSLTHDRREPSEEPASLTHDRREPSEEPASLTHESMSTADSEEPGSLTHDRREPSEEPASLSHDRRKPSEEPASLTHESMSTADSEEPGSLTHDRREPSEEPASLTHDRREPSEEPASLTHESMSTADSEEPGSLTHDRREPSEEPASLTHDRREPSEEPASLTHESMSTADSEEPGSVTHDRREPSEEPASLSHDRREPNPQESMSTADSEEPGSLTHDRREPSEEPASLSHDRRKPSEEPASLTHESMSTADSEEPGSLTHDRREPSEEPASLTHDRREPSEEPASLTHESMSTADSEEPGSLTHDRREPSEEPASLTHDRREPSEEPASLTHESMSTAASEGPASLTHDEMRQPNPQGTGTRKGMKRKWASEENICFMNFFRDELREKKMPSGSKIMGSLKILTGRTVAQIRARVHNIIMEKQKWKKNC
- the LOC127837051 gene encoding cell surface glycoprotein 1-like isoform X17, producing the protein MEESMSTADSEEPGSLTHDRREPSEEPASLTHDRREPSEEPASLTHESMSTADSEEPGSLTHDRREPSEEPASLSHDRRKPSEEPASLTHESMSTADSEEPGSLTHDRREPSEEPASLTHDRREPSEEPASLTHESMSTADSEEPGSLTHDRREPSEEPASLTHDRREPSEEPASLTHESMSTADSEEPGSLTHDRREPSEEPASLSHDRRKPSEEPASLTHESMSTADSEEPGSLTHDRREPSEEPASLTHDRREPSEEPASLTHESMSTADSEEPGSLTHDRREPSEEPASLTHDRREPSEEPASLTHESMSTADSEEPGSLTHDRREPSEEPASLSHDRRKPSEEPASLTHESMSTADSEEPGSLTHDRREPSEEPASLTHDRREPSEEPASLTHESMSTADSEEPGSLTHDRREPSEEPASLTHDRREPSEEPASLTHESMSTADSEEPGSLTHDRREPSEEPASLTHDRREPSEEPASLTHESMSTADSEEPGSLTHDRREPSEEPASLTHDRREPSEEPASLTHESMSTAASEGPASLTHDEMRQPNPQGTGTRKGMKRKWASEENICFMNFFRDELREKKMPSGSKIMGSLKILTGRTVAQIRARVHNIIMEKQKWKKNC
- the LOC127837051 gene encoding cell surface glycoprotein 1-like isoform X43, with the protein product MEESMSTADSEEPGSLTHDRREPSEEPASLTHDRREPSEEPASLTHESMSTADSEEPGSLTHDRREPSEEPASLSHDRRKPSEEPASLTHESMSTADSEEPGSLTHDRREPSEEPASLTHDRREPSEEPASLTHESMSTADSEEPGSLTHDRREPSEEPASLTHDRREPSEEPASLTHESMSTADSEEPGSLTHDRREPSEEPASLSHDRRKPSEEPASLTHESMSTADSEEPGSLTHDRREPSEEPASLTHDRREPSEEPASLTHESMSTADSEEPGSLTHDRREPSEEPASLTHDRREPSEEPASLTHESMSTADSEEPGSLTHDRREPSEEPASLSHDRRKPSEEPASLTHESMSTADSEEPGSVTHDRREPSEEPASLSHDRREPNPQESMSTADSEEPGSLTHDRREPSEEPASLTHDRREPSEEPASLTHESMSTADSEEPGSLTHDRREPSEEPASLTHDRREPSEEPASLTHESMSTAASEGPASLTHDEMRQPNPQGTGTRKGMKRKWASEENICFMNFFRDELREKKMPSGSKIMGSLKILTGRTVAQIRARVHNIIMEKQKWKKNC